The Desulfonatronum lacustre DSM 10312 region GGTGTTCGGGATGCGGATGATGCCGCTATCCGGCTTCTACTCCACGATCATGATGGGCATGTTGCCCCTTGGACATGGTCACTTTTTGCTGGGCACGTTTCTAGGCACCTTTCCCCAGGCCATTCCGGCGACCCTGATCGGGGCCGGGGCCACCCAGGAGACCCTCCAGACCAGCATTGCCTTCATCGTCGCCGCGGTGATCGCCTTTGTGATCATCTGGTTCGGCATCGACGCCTATCGCCGAAAAATGCACGCCAACCCGTCACTGACCCCGTAACCCACCATCCATATGACAAAATATCTCGACGGCCCCTTTGCCGCCACGTTCGGATACCTGATCCTGATCTGCTTCTGCCTGGTGCTGTTTCTTCCGGGCATGACCACCCTTCCCCCCTTTGACCGGGACGAGGCTCGTTTTGCCCAGGCTTCCCGGCAGATGTTGGAAGATGGGGACTACATCCGGATCAAGTTCCAGGACCAGGATCGCCACAAAAAACCCGTGGGCATCTACTGGCTCCAGGCCGCCTCTGCCCGGCTGACCAATCCCGAGGCTCTCTGGCCCTACCGCCTGCCGTCCGTGCTGGGGGCCGTGCTGGCCGTGCTGCTGACCTTTTCCCTGGCCAGACGAGCAATGGACGTCCGCTTCGCTCTGGCCGCCGCGGCTCTGCTGACCTGCACCCTCCTGCTGGTCACCGAGGCCCATCTGGCCAAGACCGACGCCATGCTCCTGGCCTCCATCACGGCCATGCAGGCGGCCCTGGCCCGCTGCTACATCCGCCCGGCGGACCGGCAGCCGGAGCCATGGCTCTGGCTGTTGTTCTGGGGCGGCATGGGCGGGTCCATCCTGCTCAAGGGGCCGGTGGGACCGATGATCTCCGGGCTGACCTTGCTCACTCTGTTCATCGCCGACCGCCGCGCCCCGGAAACCCTCAATCACGGGCGCTTTGCCTGGCTGCGCGGGCTGCGGCCCAAGGCCGGCCTGCTCCTGACCACGGTCATGGTTCTGCCCTGGCTCATCGCCGTCAGTCTGGCCACGGACGGCTCCTTCGTCTCCGACGCGGTCACCGGCGATCTGCTGCCCAAACTGATCTCCGGCCACGAATCCCACGGCGCTCCTCCGGGGATGTACCTGCTTTTGTTCACCCTGACCTTCTGGCCGGGATCGCTGCTGGCCTGGCCGGCCCTGGTCCAGACCTGGTCCTTGCGGAAAACGGACCGTCTGGTCCGTTTTCTCTGGGCCTGGATCGTCCCGTCCTGGATCGTTTTTGAGCTGGTGCCCACCAAACTGCCCCATTACGTCCTGCCCATGTACCCGGCCATCGCCCTGCTCATCGGCGTCTGGCTGGCCACGCTTTCTCACCGGGTGGCCCATCCCGGCGTCTCATCCACGACGGCAGGCTCTCCGAGCCGATTCGCGCCCTGGATTCCCAAGATCGGGGCCGGGCTGTGGCTGGCCATCGGGGTCGTGCTGGGCATCGGCTTTATCGTGGCCCCGATTTACCTGGACAAGGCCTTCTCCTGGTGGGGCGTTCTCGCGGCCCTGATCGTGCTGGCCATGACCGCCCTGGCCTGGCGCACCTATCGCGAGGGACACATGGTCCGGGTTTGCGGGATTCTCCTGCTGGGCGCGGTCCTGGTGTTTCCGGTCATTCTGGGCAAGGGCCTGCCCGAGCTGCGTGGATTCTGGGTCAGCCGGGCCGTGCTGCAAACCGTGGACTCCCTGCGCCAGGAGCATCCGGACCTGAGCGGCCTCATCGCCTCGACGGGCTTTCAGGAACCCAGCATGGCCTTTCTCCTGGGCACCCCAACCCGGCTGGTCAACCACCTGGAAGCCGCCAACCATCTCCTGGAGCATCCCGACGGCCTGGCGCTGGTCGAATCCCGCCAGGAGCAGCGCTTTCACGAAGCCGTGGGAAATCTCGGACTGGACGTGGAACGACTGGCCATTATTCGCGGTTTCAACTATTCCAAGGGGCAGTGGGTGACCATCAGCTTTTACGCCATCGTCCGTCAGTAACCATCAGCACCGCAAAGATGGATTGATTTTTTTCAGGGTCGGAGTCGAAATCGGGATCGGGATCGGGATCGAAAATGCTGGGATACATTCAAAATTTTTCATGTTCCGATTCCGATATCGATACCGACCCCGATTGCCGGGGCAAGAGCGGACACACAGCGTGCTGAGTAGATACCAAATTTGAATGTAAAACACCCATGCGCTACTATCCCATTCTTCTCGATCTGCACGACAAGTACTGCCTGGTGGTCGGCGTGGGCCAGGTGGGGACCCGCAAGGTCCGCACGCTCCTGTCCTGTGCTCCGGGGCGACTGCGGGTCGTGGATACCCGCGAACCGGAGCCCTGCTGGCAGGAACTCATCGAGCAGGGCTTGGTGGAGTACCATGTCCGCACGTTTCTTCCCGAGGACCTGGATGGCTGCTTCCTGGTCATCGCCAGCACCAGCGACGAGACATTGAACTGGCAAATCAGCAGGATGTGCGCCGAGCGGGGAATCCTTTGCAACATCGTGGACCAGCCCGAGAAATGCAGCTTTATTCTTCCAGCCATGCACTCCCAGGGCGACCTGACCATCGCCGTGTCCACGTCCGGCTCCAGCCCGGCCCTGGCCAAGAAAATCCGCCAGGACCTCGGCGCCTGCTTCGGCCCGGAGTACGCCCGGTTCCTGGCGATAATGCGCCGCCTGCGCCCGCTGGTCCTGGAACTGAACCTGCCCACGTCGGACAATACCGCCCTGTTCCGGGCCTTGACCCAATCCAGACTGCTGGAAGCCGTGCAGTCGGGAGACGACGCCCGAATCCTGGAGGAACTACGGCGTCATCTCCCGGAAAGCCTGCATCCCCGCTTGGAGGACGTGATCGGTGAACCTGACTGAAACCCTGGAACTCGCCGTTCTGGCGCTCTATTTTCTCGGGGCCGTACTGCATATTCTCGCGGTGCTGATCCGCGGTCCCCTTCTCCGTTCCGGCGGACAATTCGCGACCCTGCTCGGCTTCGGCCTGCACACCGTGGATGTCGGGCTGTATATGGCCCGTTACGGTTCGGAGGCCCTGGGTCACGGTCCGTTTTACTTCAGCCTGATGGCCTGGACCCTGATCATCGTCTCCCTGGTCCTGAACTGGCGGCTGCGCATGCACTTTCTGGCCCTGACCTCCCTGCCCCTGGCCCTGATCGTCTACTCCTTCGCCACGACCCTGCCCAGCATGGAGGTCATCCTGCCGGAAAGCTTCATGGGGCTGTGGTTCGGGCTGCATATCGGCACCCTGTTCCTGAGCATCTGCCTGCTGGCCATGGCCGCCAGCGCCGGAGCGGTCTATCTGTTCCTGGAAAACAAGATCAAGGGCAAGACCAAAATCACCGGCCTGAGCAAAGACCTGCCCTCCCTGTCCCTGTTCGATCAGGTCAATGCCTGGGCCGTGAATCTCGGGTTTCCGTTGTTCACCGTGGGCCTGCTTTCCGGGTTCCTCTGGGCGCACTTCACCTGGGAGCGCTTCTTCTCCTGGGATCCCAAGGAGGTCGCGGCCATTATCGTCTGGCTGCTCTTCGCCTTTCTCTTTCACCAGCGCCTGGTCAACGGCTGGCGCGGACGCAAACCGGCCAAGCTGGCCATCTGGATCTTTGCCCTGTCCCTGATCTCCATGCTGGGAATCAACTTTTTCCTCGAGACCCACCACAGCTTTCAACCCTAAGTCATGAACCAATCCATCTGTCTGCTCGGACTCAACCACCGCACCGCACCGGTCGAGGTCCGGGAACGCTATGCCCTGCCTAACGTCGACCCGAAGGACCAGGGGCTGATCTCCGTCGAGTCCGGCGTGAAAGAGGCCATGATCCTTTCCACCTGTAATCGGGTGGAACTCGTGACCGTCGGCCGTGAGGACAAGGACACAGTACGGGAGATCCTGCGCTTTTGGGCCAACTGTTGCGGGGGCGACGTCCATGAATTGCAGGACCACACCTACACCCACCGCAATCTGGACGCGGTGACCCACCTGTTTTCCGTGGCCTCCAGCCTGGATTCCATGGTCTTGGGCGAACCCCAAATTCTCGGTCAACTCAAACAGGCCTACCGGAACAGCGTCAAACAGGGAGCCTCCGGAGTGATCCTGAACCGACTCCTGCACAAATCCTTTTCCGTGGCCAAACGGGTGCGCACGGAGACGAAAGTCGCCTCCAACGCCGTGTCCATCAGTTTCGCCGCCGTGGAACTGGCCAAACGCATCTTCGGCGACCTCGCCAACCAGACCGCCATGCTCGTGGGGGCCGGAGAGATGGCCGAACTGGCCGCCACCCACCTGCTCTCCGCCGGGGTCAAACGGATGCTCATCGCCAACCGCACCCACGCCCGGGGCTGTGAACTGGCCTCCCGCATCCAGGGGGAGGCCGTGCTCTTCGCCGAGCTGTTCGAGCGCATGGCCGAGGCGGACATCGTCATCAGCTCCACCGGCGCGACCCAGACGGTCATCCAGCGCCGCGACGTCCAATCCATCATGAAACGCCGCCGCAACCGGCCGATGTTCTTCATCGATATCGCGGTGCCCCGGGACATCGACCCGGACGTGAACAACCTGGACAACATCTACCTCTACGACATCGACGACCTGAAGGAAGTGGTGGAGGAGAACCTGAGCCAGCGCAAAACCGAAGCGGCCAAGGCCATGGTCATCGTCCAGGAGGAGACGGAAAAGTTCGCCTGCTGGCTGCGCTCCCTGGGCCTGAAGCCGACCATTCTGGACCTGCTGGCCGGCGGCGAGCGGATCGCCCGCAAGGAACTCAAAAAAACCCTGCGCCGCCTGGGACCGAAAGCCGACGACCCGGACGTGAGCCAGGCCCTGGAGACCCTGGTGCTCTCCCTGGCCCACAAGCTGTATCACCAGCCGTTGGACTTCCTAAAACGCCGCGCCCAGGAAGAGGACGCCGGAACCCGGTACATCGACGTCACCCGCCGGATGTTCAACCTGGACAACGAACTTCCCACGCCGGACGCCCATCCGGATCGACGCAAACCCAAACCAAGCGAGGACTGAATCGGCGAGCCTCGCTGAAAGCACCCCACGGAGAATACCATTGCGCGCCTACCTGATAGACGAACTCAACTCCACGGACATGCAGCGTCTTTTGTCTTGCCTTGAGACCAAAACTGTGAAGGCTTCGCTGGAGGATATGTACTGGCTGGAAATCCCGAAAAACCTGCTTTCCACGGAACAGCGCGAACACGCGGCCCAGTGCGGTCCGTTCGTCTGCTCCCTGGAAACCGGCCCGAATTGGCTGAAAGTGGAACTGCTGACCCGAGGCCGGGGCAAGCTGCGCTGCTCCTGTATCGCCTACGCGGGCCGGGAACAACGGGATTGGATCCTGGACCAAATCGACGCCATGCTGACCGAACTGGACATTCCGGTTTAGGGGCTTTCAAAAAAGCGCAACCGTACGATTTCTTCAGATACAGCATGCCCTCTTCCGCTCCGCCCACCACCATCCAGGACCTGCCCCCCATCTGGGCGCGGTTCTGTCTGGGCATCGAGCGATTTCTCCTCCACGACCTCGGCCTTCCCTTCCGCCAACGCCGCCTGTTGCTGGCCTGCTCCGCCGGGAGCGACTCAACGGCCCTGCTGTTGATCCTGCATTGCCTGGCCCCTCGCCTGGGAATCACGATCAGCGTCGCCCACCTGGACCATGGGCTGCGCCAGGAATCCGTCCAGGAGGCGAGCCATGTCGCGGAGCTCTGCCGACGTCTCGGGGTCCAGGCCACGATAGGGCACAGCAATGTTGCCCGGTACGCCCGGATGAGCGGAACCGGCCTGGAGGAAGCCGGACGCACCCTGCGCTATCGCTTTCTCTTCGGGGTACGGCGGCAACTCAACGCTGACATGCTGCTCACCGCCCACCATGCCGACGACCTGGCCGAGGACGTGCTGATGCGCTTGATCCGCGGAACGGGATGGCCGGGACTGGCCGGAATGCCGTGCTGGGACCCGACACGCCTGCTCTTGCGCCCCCTGCTTCACACCCCCAAGCAGGATCTCCGGAATTTTTTGAGCGATATCGAAGTGTCTTGGTCCGAAGACGCCAGCAACGCGGATCCAAACCACGCCCGCAACCGCGTTCGTAAGGATGTAATGCCCCTGCTGATCCGGGAGAACCCTCGATTTCTGGCCGGCATTATCCGCCTGCACCGGCAAGGTGAGCTGGACAACGACCTCTTTGCGTCGCTGATCACGCCTCTGGTCCAACAGGTTGAGAAATCCGGACACTTCCTGGAATCCACTCTTTTGCACACCCTGCATCCAGGACTGCGACTGCGCCTCTACAAAGCCGTCATCGACGACCTCGGGCCAGGCCAAGCCCTGCACGACTCCCTTTTGCGCCTGGACCAAGCCTGGAAAAATCGCCGAAAAGAAGCAACCCTCCAATTCCCGGGCGGCAAATCCGCCATGATCAATTCAGCGGGTATCCGTTTCGCCACGTCACGCACCTTCACGTCACGGGAGACTTCCACCTCATGCGACTGAGCGTCAAACTCTTCCTCGGCATCCTGTTCATCGCCGTCATGGCTTCCGGCGCCACGGGCTCCTACTTCTACTACCAGGCCAGGGCCGCCATGCTGGATTCCATCCGCGACCAACTCAAGGCCACGGCCAAAATTTCCGCCATGCTCGTGGATGGCGACATTTTGCGGGAGCTGACCGAACCGGACCAGACGACCTCGCCGGAGTACCTGGAAATCCAGGAATTAATGGGCATCATTGCCCAGACCAGCCAGGAATACCTTTTCGCCTATACCATGCGCCTGGAGAACGGTCAGGTGCGATTCATCGTGGATTCACCGGCCCATGACGACGACGGCGACGGAATCATCAGCGAGGATGAACTTCCGGAACCCATCGGGACCTTGTATCCCGATCCGCCAATGGAGTTGTTGCAGGGATTTGTACGGCCTTCCAGCGATGAACGTCCGCATTACGATCAATGGGGCGCGTCCATGTCCGGTTACGCCCCGATTCACGACTCCGCCGGACGGCCCGTGGCCCTGATCGGCATCGACATGACCGTGGCAACCGTGGAAGGAAAATTGGCGGCCATCCGCCAAGCCGGTTTGATTTCACTCTTCATCGCTTTGGTTGTGGCCATGGGCATGAGTTGGTACTTCAGTCGCAGCATTTTTCGTCCGTTGGGCAAGCTGCAACAGGCTTTGGGCAAAGTCGGCGAAGGTGACTATTCCCAACGCCTGGAGGAGTCGGGGCCGAGAGAAATCGTCGCTTCAGCGCGGAGCTACAATGCCATGGTCACGGAATTGCGCGAAAAGGCTCTGATGAAAAACAGCCTGGGTAAAATTCTCGGGACCGAGGCGATGGATCACCTGCTGAAAAACCGCCTTGAACTGGGCGGCGAAATGCACAACGCCACGCTGTTGGTATGCGACCTGCGCGGTTTTTCCCGGCTGTGTCAGAAACTGCCTCCCAAATTGCTGGTGGGTCTTCTCAACGACTACCTCACGGCCATGGTCGAGGTGATTCAGCGTCACGGCGGCATTGTGGACAAGTTCGTCGGGGACATGGTCCTGGCGGTTTTCGGACATCCCGTTCCTCTGGAACAGGAACAGCGCGTGGCCCTGAGCGCGGCCAAAGCCATGGTCGCCCGGTGCGACGAGTTGAACGAGCAATTGCGGCTGGGTCCGGAACTGCGCCTGCGAAACTCCATCGGCCTGCATTCCGGCCCGGTTCTGGCCGGGAACATCGGCAGCCCGGAGCGCATGGAATACACGGTCATGGGCCATGCCGTGAACGTGGCCAGCAGGATCGAGCGTCTGACCAGGCCCCTGGACGTCCGGATCGCCGCGAGCGCTGACTTCACGCTCAACCATGACAAAGGCCATGGACTGACTTCGGTCGGGACGCGGCCGTTACCGGGGATGGACGAGGAGTTGGAAATTTACGTCCTCCAAGGTGGAGACGAGGAGACAAGGTCCGTGTGAAGACCAGCCGTCAAGAGCGATAGGAAAAAAAGCGCCGGCTCTCATGATGACATGAGAGCCGGCGCTTTCTTATGATCGCGGATGTGGGCGCGTTCCGGAAATTCAGCCCGTTGGCTGCTCGCTCTCAGGAACACCGGGAGTCATGTTCGCCAACTCGTCCCGGATGCGCTCCATCAGCTCGACATCATCCGGTTCCAGTTCCAGGACCCGCTCAAAATGTACCCGGGCCAGCTCCGGTTCTTCCAGATAATGCTTGTAAAGCATGCCCAGATTGAAGTGCGCCCGATGATTATCGGGCTTGATTTCCACGATCCGTTCGAACTGCTCGGCGGATTCGACGTACTGCTCCATATTGTAGTGGGCCACGCCCAAACCGTTCAAGGCCCTGTCCAGGGACGGATCCAGGGCGATGGAGCGTTTCCAGAAAACCGCCGCCCGTTCCCAGGACCCCATGCGCATGAACTGGTCGCCAAGGGCCATCAACGTGGGCAAATGATTCGGCTCACTATCCAAACGGGCCATCAGTTCGGATACCTCGTTCATGGCCATGGACGTTTCCGATGGCCTGGCCTGCATGGTCAAACCCGGATTCTGCAGGCGGTAGATGATCGATCCGACAAAAATCAAAACCAGACCAAGGGCGATGACCGCCACGACCAGACGGCGTCCCTGATCATGCGGACCGAGTGTCGTGCTGCTCATTATCCAGAGCCTCCAAATGTTGTAATCGTTGCTCCATCATGGCCTGGCGACGGGCTAGAAAAAAAATGTAGCCCCCCAGGCCGATCCAGACCGCCGCGTTGGCGGCCAACAAATATTGTGCCGTATCCATGAGATTGCCCTTCATCCCGGAAAGAGAGGTGGGTAAAAAAAATACTCTATGCATTTCCAGCGGATTCGTAAAGAAAGCGCTCTTGTGAAAAAGCAGTAAAGAGCGCAAAAAAATGGAAGGGCATGGCCGAATCGACCATGCCCTTCCATTTTTTCAGTTGTCGAGATGTTCCCGCAAGAACGCCTCGAACCATTCAAGTTGATGTTTATTCCGCCGCTTCTTCCTTCTTGGCAGCCTTCTTCTTCGGCTTGGGCGGGGTGCCTTGCTCTTCGATGATCACTTTGGTCGTGGAGACGGGACGCCACGTACGTTTGTGGTGCAGACATTTGGTGGGACAATTGTCCACGCAAGTGCCGCAATAGACGCAGGCGAAGGCATCGCAGCGCCAGATTCCTTTTTCCTTGTCCACGGTGATGCACTGGGAAGGGCACTTCCTGGCGCATGTGGAGCAAAATATGCAGTTGTCGATATCGATGTACAACTCGCCCCGGTTATTTTCAAAGGGCTCCCGGACCTCAAAAGGGTAAGGCCGGGTGGATTTCTTGGTGAACAGGTTTTTCAGGACATTGCCTGTCATTGGTGTGACTTTGAACATGACTCGTCTCCTAGCGTTCCGTGCAACTGATGCAGGGGTCAATGGAGAGAACGACGACCGGCACGTCCGCCAGTTCGATCCCCGGCAACATGGCGGCCAGGGGCGGAATATTGGCGAATGTGGGGGTGCGGATACGCAGACGTTCCAGGTATTTCGTTCCATTGGCCTTGATGTAGTAGTACAGCTCGCCCCGCGGCTGTTCGACCCGTGCCGTGCCTTCGCCTTCAGGATTGCCTTTGACCTTGACGTTGATGGGGCCCTCGGGGAGCTTGTGCAAAGCCTGTCGGACGAGGTCGATGGACTGATGAGTTTCCCGATAGCGAACCTTGCCACGGGCATAGCTGTCGCCCTCGTACTCGACAATGGGCTCGAATTCCAGGTCGCCGAACGCTGCGAACTTCAACTGTCGCATATCCTGGGCAACGCCGCTGCCGCGCAGAGTCGGTCCGGCGGCGCCCAATTCGTAGGCCTGTTCCTTGGTCAGGACCCCTATGCCCACGGTTCTGGCTTTGACCGTATAGTCGTCGAGAATCGTGGATTCCAAGGCCTTGAGTTCGCTTTCCACGAGTTCCAGCTCGGAAAGAATCCAGCGAATCTGTTCCGGGGAAAGATCGTTCCTGACCCCACCCATCACGTTCACAGCCACGATGACCCGGTTGCCGGTGGTGGCCTCGTTGATGTCCATGACCCGCTCGCGGATCTTCCAGAGCTGATAGAACAGCGCCTCGAAGCCGAAGGCGTCCGCGAAAAGACCCAGCCACAACAGGTGAGAGTGAACACGGTGCAGTTCCGACCAGATCACGCGCAGATACTTGGCCCTGGGTGGAACCTCGATCTTCATCATCTCTTCCAGGCACTGGCAGTAGCACATGGCATGAATTTTCGAGCAAATTCCACACACACGCTCCACGACCTGGATCATGTGGTGGTAGTCCCGGATATCACAAAGCTTTTCCAGCCCGCGATGTACGTAGCCCAAGGCCGGCACGGCCTGGGTCACGATCTCGTCCTCCACTGTCAGGGACAGATGGATGGGTTCCGGGAGGACGGGGTGTTGCGGACCAAAAGGGATAATGGTCTTGGCCATAAAGTCTCCTAAGGTAATTACCAGCGATAAGGATGATTACTGGGCTTCCGATTCTTTACGAATCACGCTGTATTTGCAGAAGGGGGTTCGAGCGACTTCTTTCTCCAGGTACAGATAGTTTTCAAAATTCAGCACCAGTCCTTCAAAGCAGATGCCGAACTGGTCCTGGATTTCGTTTTCCACGAGAAAGGCCGCGAACAGAATATCGGAAATGGACAGCGCGGGCTGAGCCTTGGGCTGTTTGAGACGATAGTGCACCATCTCCAGGTCGCGGTCAAAAGCGTAGATCAGGTCGACATTATCCGCATCCAGGTCGACGCAGGTCATGGTCACGAAACGATATCCGTCAGCCTTCAGCTTGAGCACCTCGTCTTTGAGGGCGTCGCCGGCAATATCGGTTGCCGGGAGGACGGCGACGATTTTTTCTTTGTCTTTGGTTTGAGCTTCAGCCATATTCCAACTCCTTACGACTTGGCGGCGAACAATTCCAGCGCCTTGACCACGCCGTCAATGATCGCTTCAGGTTTGGCCGGACAGCCTGGGACATAGACATCCACCGGAATGACCTTATCCACGCCGCCGACGACGTTCGGCGCCTCACGCATCACCCCGCCGGTCAGACCGCAGGCCCCAATGGCGATGACGGCCCGGGGTTTCGGCATTTGATCGTAGAGGTTCTTGAGCACCTTCTTGTTGCGGTGATTCACCGTGCCGGTAACCAACAGCACGTCCGCGTGCTTGGGGTTGCCGATATTGATGATTCCGAAACGCTCCACGTCATAGACGGGAGTGAGCACAGCCAGCGTCTCAATGTCGCACCCGTTGCAGCTTCCGCAGTCGAAGTGCATGACCCAGGGGGACTTGATCCGAGATGATTGGATAAAATTGGATATGAAGTTCATAGTATCTACCCGTAATACAGCCAAAGCAGGTTAATCAGGGAAAACATAATGCCTGTTATCCAGGCGGTCCCGAGCATCCAACGCCACGTCATCCGGGAAGTGGTATTGTCGACCAGGATTTCCACGAAATAGGTGATACCCAGGAGCAGCACCAAGCCGACGACGCTGGTGGACCAAAACAGGGAAAGCAGGCCGAGGATCAGGACGATCTCGAACCAGTGGGCGATCTCCACGATGGCCAGATACGGACCTGAATATTCGGTGTACACGCCTCGGACGATTTCCTGGTGCGCATGGTGCGACGCGGAAATGTCAAAGGGGGATTTACGCAGTTTAATGGTCAACGCGATGCCCAGCACGAGGAACAGCAGGGGCAATTTGAACAGCAACGGCTGCTCCATGGCGTACACGGCCTCGATCTTGAAGCTGCCGGTGGTCAGGAAAATGCCGACGATGACCAGGATCAACAACGGCTCATACGCGATGATCTGGAGCAGTTCCCGGTGTGCGCCGATCTGGCTGTACGGCGATGGAACGGTCATCGCGCCGATCACCAGAAAGACCGACCCCACGGCCTGGACGAAGAAGATCAGCAACAGGTCCGCCTGCAGGAAGAACAAAATCACGGACGTCACGGCTCCGGCCAGATACAGCAGGGAGCAGAAGGCCAGCCAATGGTTGGCGAGCATGGGCTCCTTGCCCAGCAGTTTCGCGATGTCGTAAAAGGGCTGCAAAATGGGAGGTCCAATTCGAGACTGCAACCGAGCCGTGACCCTTCTGTCCACGCCGGTAAGCACGCCGACGGCCAGGGGCGCCAGGAAAAGTCCCGCGATCAATGCCAGAAAAACTTGAGCGCTTGTCATGTTAGAGACCCCCTCCGAGCATCAGGAGAATCAGCACCAAGGCCGCGGTGTTCACCCAGCGGTTGATGGTGCTTTCGCCGAAAATCTTCTCCAGGTAGTAGTTGGATGTTGACGGTAAGATGGATTGGCGCAAGGGACCGATATACTCGTTCTCGTTATCCGGGGATTGGGCGCCGGACAGATACGGACCGGTGGGCTTGACCTTGCCGGCGACCTTGTAAAAGTAGATGGCCGCGAACAATCCCAGGGCCGCGACAAAAAACAACGGAATGACCGGGAAGGAGCCGCGTTCCATGACCAGAATGCCCCAGGAGGTCCCGGGTACCGCTTCCGGCATGGCCAGCGGAAGGATGGAAATAGCCGGATAGATCAGGGAGTTGTAGATTGCCGGGGCGTAGAAGGAAAGCAGCAACGCGCCGAGGATGAGTCCGAACAGCGGCAGCCGCGTCATCGCGGGCTGCGACTCTGCGTAGATCCGTCCCTTGAAGGGATAGGTCATGAACAGACCGGCCCAGCGCGCCCAGTAGAGCACGGTCACGGCGCTGCCCAGGGCCAGGATGATCACCAGAACGATGTTGTGGGCC contains the following coding sequences:
- a CDS encoding ArnT family glycosyltransferase codes for the protein MTKYLDGPFAATFGYLILICFCLVLFLPGMTTLPPFDRDEARFAQASRQMLEDGDYIRIKFQDQDRHKKPVGIYWLQAASARLTNPEALWPYRLPSVLGAVLAVLLTFSLARRAMDVRFALAAAALLTCTLLLVTEAHLAKTDAMLLASITAMQAALARCYIRPADRQPEPWLWLLFWGGMGGSILLKGPVGPMISGLTLLTLFIADRRAPETLNHGRFAWLRGLRPKAGLLLTTVMVLPWLIAVSLATDGSFVSDAVTGDLLPKLISGHESHGAPPGMYLLLFTLTFWPGSLLAWPALVQTWSLRKTDRLVRFLWAWIVPSWIVFELVPTKLPHYVLPMYPAIALLIGVWLATLSHRVAHPGVSSTTAGSPSRFAPWIPKIGAGLWLAIGVVLGIGFIVAPIYLDKAFSWWGVLAALIVLAMTALAWRTYREGHMVRVCGILLLGAVLVFPVILGKGLPELRGFWVSRAVLQTVDSLRQEHPDLSGLIASTGFQEPSMAFLLGTPTRLVNHLEAANHLLEHPDGLALVESRQEQRFHEAVGNLGLDVERLAIIRGFNYSKGQWVTISFYAIVRQ
- a CDS encoding precorrin-2 dehydrogenase/sirohydrochlorin ferrochelatase family protein — its product is MRYYPILLDLHDKYCLVVGVGQVGTRKVRTLLSCAPGRLRVVDTREPEPCWQELIEQGLVEYHVRTFLPEDLDGCFLVIASTSDETLNWQISRMCAERGILCNIVDQPEKCSFILPAMHSQGDLTIAVSTSGSSPALAKKIRQDLGACFGPEYARFLAIMRRLRPLVLELNLPTSDNTALFRALTQSRLLEAVQSGDDARILEELRRHLPESLHPRLEDVIGEPD
- a CDS encoding cytochrome C assembly family protein; this encodes MNLTETLELAVLALYFLGAVLHILAVLIRGPLLRSGGQFATLLGFGLHTVDVGLYMARYGSEALGHGPFYFSLMAWTLIIVSLVLNWRLRMHFLALTSLPLALIVYSFATTLPSMEVILPESFMGLWFGLHIGTLFLSICLLAMAASAGAVYLFLENKIKGKTKITGLSKDLPSLSLFDQVNAWAVNLGFPLFTVGLLSGFLWAHFTWERFFSWDPKEVAAIIVWLLFAFLFHQRLVNGWRGRKPAKLAIWIFALSLISMLGINFFLETHHSFQP
- the hemA gene encoding glutamyl-tRNA reductase is translated as MNQSICLLGLNHRTAPVEVRERYALPNVDPKDQGLISVESGVKEAMILSTCNRVELVTVGREDKDTVREILRFWANCCGGDVHELQDHTYTHRNLDAVTHLFSVASSLDSMVLGEPQILGQLKQAYRNSVKQGASGVILNRLLHKSFSVAKRVRTETKVASNAVSISFAAVELAKRIFGDLANQTAMLVGAGEMAELAATHLLSAGVKRMLIANRTHARGCELASRIQGEAVLFAELFERMAEADIVISSTGATQTVIQRRDVQSIMKRRRNRPMFFIDIAVPRDIDPDVNNLDNIYLYDIDDLKEVVEENLSQRKTEAAKAMVIVQEETEKFACWLRSLGLKPTILDLLAGGERIARKELKKTLRRLGPKADDPDVSQALETLVLSLAHKLYHQPLDFLKRRAQEEDAGTRYIDVTRRMFNLDNELPTPDAHPDRRKPKPSED
- the tilS gene encoding tRNA lysidine(34) synthetase TilS, whose translation is MPSSAPPTTIQDLPPIWARFCLGIERFLLHDLGLPFRQRRLLLACSAGSDSTALLLILHCLAPRLGITISVAHLDHGLRQESVQEASHVAELCRRLGVQATIGHSNVARYARMSGTGLEEAGRTLRYRFLFGVRRQLNADMLLTAHHADDLAEDVLMRLIRGTGWPGLAGMPCWDPTRLLLRPLLHTPKQDLRNFLSDIEVSWSEDASNADPNHARNRVRKDVMPLLIRENPRFLAGIIRLHRQGELDNDLFASLITPLVQQVEKSGHFLESTLLHTLHPGLRLRLYKAVIDDLGPGQALHDSLLRLDQAWKNRRKEATLQFPGGKSAMINSAGIRFATSRTFTSRETSTSCD
- a CDS encoding adenylate/guanylate cyclase domain-containing protein; this encodes MRLSVKLFLGILFIAVMASGATGSYFYYQARAAMLDSIRDQLKATAKISAMLVDGDILRELTEPDQTTSPEYLEIQELMGIIAQTSQEYLFAYTMRLENGQVRFIVDSPAHDDDGDGIISEDELPEPIGTLYPDPPMELLQGFVRPSSDERPHYDQWGASMSGYAPIHDSAGRPVALIGIDMTVATVEGKLAAIRQAGLISLFIALVVAMGMSWYFSRSIFRPLGKLQQALGKVGEGDYSQRLEESGPREIVASARSYNAMVTELREKALMKNSLGKILGTEAMDHLLKNRLELGGEMHNATLLVCDLRGFSRLCQKLPPKLLVGLLNDYLTAMVEVIQRHGGIVDKFVGDMVLAVFGHPVPLEQEQRVALSAAKAMVARCDELNEQLRLGPELRLRNSIGLHSGPVLAGNIGSPERMEYTVMGHAVNVASRIERLTRPLDVRIAASADFTLNHDKGHGLTSVGTRPLPGMDEELEIYVLQGGDEETRSV
- a CDS encoding tetratricopeptide repeat protein produces the protein MSSTTLGPHDQGRRLVVAVIALGLVLIFVGSIIYRLQNPGLTMQARPSETSMAMNEVSELMARLDSEPNHLPTLMALGDQFMRMGSWERAAVFWKRSIALDPSLDRALNGLGVAHYNMEQYVESAEQFERIVEIKPDNHRAHFNLGMLYKHYLEEPELARVHFERVLELEPDDVELMERIRDELANMTPGVPESEQPTG
- a CDS encoding CcmD family protein, with protein sequence MDTAQYLLAANAAVWIGLGGYIFFLARRQAMMEQRLQHLEALDNEQHDTRSA